In bacterium, a single genomic region encodes these proteins:
- the alaC gene encoding alanine transaminase, protein MEEFPRIQRLPPYVFAVVVELKSKLRHAGEDIVDLGMGNPDLPTPKHIVDKLVEAVRNPRNHRYSLSRGIPKLRLAICNWYKRKYNVDLDPESEAIATIGAKEGLSHLVLATMGPGDIALVPSPTYPIHTYSVVIAGADVRSISLTSGEGDFLERAQRAVKMMWPRPKMMIISFPHNPTTQVVDLDFFKRVVAFAKEHKMLVIHDLAYADLVFDGYKAPSILQVPGAKDVAVEMYSMSKGYSMPGWRVGFVVGNKRLVGALTRIKSYLDYGMFQAIQVAATVALNGPQRVVDEAVEIYRKRRDCLVEGFARIGWEFEKPKGTMFVWAPIPEPFREMGSVEFSKLLLTKAKVAVSPGIGFGEYGEGFVRFALVENEHRIRQAIRGVKGMLQAPPKVKAK, encoded by the coding sequence ATGGAAGAGTTCCCGAGAATCCAGCGTTTGCCTCCGTACGTTTTCGCGGTCGTGGTGGAGCTCAAGTCGAAGCTGCGCCACGCCGGCGAGGACATCGTCGACCTGGGGATGGGAAACCCCGATCTCCCCACGCCGAAGCACATCGTCGACAAGCTGGTCGAGGCCGTCCGCAACCCGCGGAACCACCGCTATTCGCTTTCCCGCGGGATCCCGAAGCTGCGGCTGGCCATCTGCAACTGGTACAAGCGGAAATACAACGTGGATCTCGACCCGGAATCGGAGGCGATCGCAACGATCGGGGCGAAGGAAGGCTTGTCCCATCTCGTGCTGGCCACGATGGGCCCGGGGGACATCGCGCTCGTCCCCAGCCCGACGTACCCGATCCACACCTACTCCGTGGTCATCGCCGGGGCGGACGTCCGGTCGATCTCCCTCACGAGCGGGGAGGGGGACTTCCTCGAGCGGGCCCAGCGGGCGGTCAAGATGATGTGGCCGCGGCCGAAGATGATGATCATCTCTTTTCCGCACAACCCCACGACGCAGGTGGTGGACCTCGATTTCTTCAAGCGCGTCGTCGCGTTCGCCAAAGAGCACAAGATGCTGGTCATCCACGACCTCGCCTACGCGGACCTCGTCTTCGACGGGTACAAGGCGCCCTCCATCCTCCAGGTACCCGGGGCAAAGGACGTGGCCGTGGAGATGTACTCCATGTCGAAGGGATACTCCATGCCCGGCTGGCGCGTCGGCTTCGTCGTCGGAAACAAGCGCCTGGTCGGAGCGCTGACCCGGATCAAGAGCTACCTCGACTACGGGATGTTCCAGGCGATCCAGGTTGCCGCCACGGTGGCGCTCAACGGGCCGCAGCGCGTGGTGGACGAGGCCGTCGAGATCTACCGGAAGCGCCGGGATTGCCTCGTCGAGGGATTCGCCCGCATCGGGTGGGAGTTCGAGAAGCCGAAGGGGACGATGTTCGTGTGGGCGCCCATTCCCGAACCGTTCCGGGAGATGGGGTCCGTCGAGTTCTCGAAGCTTCTCCTGACGAAGGCCAAGGTCGCGGTCTCGCCGGGGATCGGCTTCGGGGAGTACGGAGAAGGGTTCGTCCGGTTCGCCCTGGTGGAGAACGAGCACCGGATACGGCAGGCGATCCGGGGAGTGAAGGGGATGCTGCAGGCGCCTCCGAAGGTCAAGGCGAAATGA
- a CDS encoding homoserine dehydrogenase: protein MTGSPREIGVGIVGFGTVGTGTVKLLLENAELLRKRVGIPIRLVRVADMDVAKDRGVPLPEGVLIEDGMRVARDPGVQILVELVGGTGAAKDFLLEAVRNGKSVVTANKALLAECGPEIFKAVQAAGVDIGFEASVGGGIPIIRTLREGLAANRIRSIFGIINGTCNYILSRMTREGKPFAEVLAEAQASGLAEADPSFDVDGIDTAHKLAILVWLATGGHVPPKEIFVQGIREIDQEDISFAKEFGYTIKLLAIAKENGSGIEARVHPTMIPSHYLLATVDGAYNAIYVKGDFVGSSLSYGQGAGMLPTASAVVSDVIEISRNLRRGCAGRIPPGGFFLADPSARADLASFDQVHSEYYLKIRVVDKPGVLSRIAGVLGSHAISIASVLQKGQGQSAVPIFIVTHRAKESDMRSALAEVDRLPDVLDRTRMIRIENNL, encoded by the coding sequence ATGACCGGTTCCCCCCGGGAGATCGGGGTCGGGATCGTCGGGTTCGGCACCGTCGGCACCGGCACGGTCAAGCTTCTCCTCGAGAACGCGGAACTCCTGCGCAAGCGCGTGGGGATCCCGATCCGGCTGGTCCGGGTCGCCGACATGGACGTCGCGAAGGATCGCGGCGTACCCCTGCCGGAAGGCGTCCTCATCGAGGACGGAATGCGGGTCGCCCGGGACCCCGGTGTCCAGATCCTCGTCGAGCTGGTCGGCGGCACGGGCGCCGCGAAGGACTTCCTGCTCGAGGCGGTCCGCAACGGGAAATCGGTGGTGACGGCGAACAAGGCCCTGCTCGCGGAGTGCGGTCCGGAGATCTTCAAGGCGGTACAGGCCGCCGGCGTGGACATCGGGTTCGAGGCGAGCGTCGGCGGAGGGATCCCCATCATTCGGACGCTCCGGGAAGGCCTGGCGGCGAACCGCATCCGTTCGATCTTCGGGATCATCAACGGGACGTGCAACTACATCCTTTCGCGCATGACCAGGGAGGGGAAGCCTTTCGCCGAGGTCCTCGCGGAGGCGCAGGCGTCCGGCCTCGCCGAGGCGGACCCGTCGTTCGACGTCGACGGGATCGACACGGCGCACAAGCTGGCGATCCTCGTCTGGCTTGCCACCGGCGGGCACGTTCCGCCGAAGGAGATCTTCGTCCAGGGGATCCGGGAGATCGACCAGGAAGACATTTCCTTCGCGAAGGAGTTCGGATACACGATCAAGCTGCTGGCGATCGCGAAGGAGAACGGCTCGGGGATCGAGGCGCGGGTCCATCCGACGATGATCCCGTCCCATTACCTCCTGGCCACGGTCGACGGCGCCTACAACGCGATCTACGTGAAGGGGGACTTCGTCGGCTCCTCCCTGTCGTACGGGCAGGGGGCGGGGATGCTTCCCACGGCGTCCGCGGTGGTGAGCGACGTAATCGAGATCTCGCGGAACCTTCGGCGGGGATGCGCGGGCCGGATCCCGCCCGGAGGGTTCTTCCTCGCCGATCCGTCGGCCCGGGCGGACCTCGCGTCGTTCGACCAGGTCCACAGCGAGTATTACCTGAAAATCCGGGTGGTGGACAAGCCCGGCGTCCTCTCGAGAATCGCGGGGGTGCTGGGGAGCCACGCGATCAGCATCGCGTCCGTTCTCCAGAAGGGGCAGGGGCAGTCCGCGGTGCCCATCTTCATCGTCACGCACCGGGCGAAGGAGAGCGACATGCGGTCGGCGCTCGCCGAGGTGGACCGCCTCCCCGATGTCCTCGACCGGACGCGAATGATCCGGATCGAAAACAATCTCTAA
- the thrC gene encoding threonine synthase produces MRWQGIIRRYGSFFTPVPEDAVVTLLEGNTPLIPAPALARRIAPGSELYLKYEGLNPTGSFKDRGMTMAVSMAKAQGSDSVICASTGNTSASAAAYAARAGMKAFVLIPEGKIALGKLSQAMIHGAQVLQVLGNFDDALSLVKEVSSKYPVTLVNSLNPYRIEGQKSAAFEIVDVLGDAPDYHILPVGNAGNITAYWAGYKAYRAAGKSSRVPAMLGWQAEGSAPIVRGAPVAKPETVATAIRIGNPASWKQAEAARDESGGLIRMVSDAEILEAYKMVAETEGVFCEPASAASIAGVIKLGTEGFFRSGQRLVCTLTGHGLKDPDNAIAQSVAPVTIPPVLGDVLKILGF; encoded by the coding sequence ATGCGCTGGCAAGGAATCATCCGCCGATACGGGAGTTTCTTCACGCCGGTCCCAGAAGATGCCGTGGTCACGCTGCTGGAGGGGAACACCCCGCTCATCCCGGCTCCCGCGCTGGCCCGCAGGATCGCCCCGGGATCCGAGCTGTACCTCAAGTACGAGGGGCTGAACCCGACCGGTTCCTTCAAGGACCGCGGGATGACGATGGCCGTGTCCATGGCGAAGGCGCAGGGGTCCGACTCGGTCATCTGCGCCTCCACGGGGAACACCTCCGCTTCCGCGGCGGCCTACGCCGCCCGCGCCGGGATGAAGGCGTTCGTCCTCATCCCCGAGGGGAAGATCGCGTTGGGGAAGCTTTCCCAGGCGATGATCCACGGGGCGCAAGTCCTCCAGGTGCTCGGCAACTTCGACGACGCCCTCTCGCTCGTAAAGGAAGTCTCGTCGAAGTACCCCGTGACGCTGGTGAACTCGCTGAACCCGTACCGGATCGAAGGACAGAAATCGGCCGCGTTCGAGATCGTCGACGTTCTCGGGGACGCGCCCGACTACCACATCCTGCCGGTGGGGAACGCGGGGAACATCACCGCGTACTGGGCCGGGTACAAGGCGTATCGTGCCGCCGGAAAATCGAGCCGCGTTCCCGCGATGCTCGGCTGGCAGGCGGAAGGGTCGGCCCCGATCGTCCGGGGGGCTCCCGTCGCGAAGCCCGAGACGGTCGCGACCGCCATCCGCATCGGCAACCCCGCCTCGTGGAAACAGGCGGAAGCCGCGCGTGACGAGTCCGGGGGGCTTATCCGGATGGTGAGCGACGCGGAGATCCTCGAGGCGTACAAGATGGTCGCCGAGACGGAGGGGGTGTTCTGCGAACCCGCGTCGGCCGCCTCGATCGCCGGCGTGATAAAATTGGGTACCGAAGGATTTTTCCGTTCCGGACAGCGACTCGTCTGCACGCTGACCGGCCACGGCCTGAAGGACCCGGACAACGCCATCGCGCAATCGGTCGCGCCCGTGACGATTCCCCCGGTTCTCGGGGACGTCCTCAAGATCCTCGGATTCTGA
- a CDS encoding cofactor-independent phosphoglycerate mutase: protein MGGKYLILIGDGMADWPIPGIGNRTPLEAAVKPNMDFMASEGAVGMVQVVPKEMYPGSDVSNLSILGYDPAVVYTGRSPLEAASIGIALGPDDVAVRCNVVALKNDGADSEMEDFSAGHISTAEAAELLASLQEAVADKGVRFHTGVSYRHLMVWPGGCDKVKTTPPHDIHGKKITRYLPQGDGAEFLLTIMEISREVFSDHPVNRKRAAEGKLPGNSVWLWGQGKAPRIPTFEEKFGLTGSVVAAVDLIKGIGIYAGLEVVAVPGATGYTDTNYRGKAEYALRELDRKDFVLIHVEAPDEAGHNGSVEEKIRAIERIDREMLTPLLARVREKGDLKILLLPDHPTPVAIRTHAQEPVPFVFYPAPPGLSATPGKRYTEADARDTGQFVPAGTRLIEYLLA, encoded by the coding sequence ATGGGCGGGAAATACCTCATTCTGATCGGGGACGGCATGGCCGACTGGCCGATCCCGGGGATCGGCAACCGCACGCCGCTCGAGGCCGCGGTGAAGCCGAACATGGATTTCATGGCGTCCGAAGGCGCCGTCGGCATGGTCCAGGTCGTCCCGAAAGAGATGTACCCGGGCAGCGACGTGTCGAACCTGAGCATCCTCGGATACGACCCCGCGGTGGTCTATACCGGCCGCTCGCCGCTCGAGGCGGCTTCCATCGGCATCGCGCTCGGACCGGACGACGTCGCAGTGCGCTGCAACGTGGTGGCGCTGAAAAACGACGGGGCGGACTCCGAGATGGAGGATTTCTCCGCCGGTCATATCTCCACCGCCGAGGCGGCGGAACTCCTCGCCTCCCTCCAGGAGGCGGTCGCCGACAAGGGGGTCCGGTTCCACACGGGCGTGTCGTATCGCCACCTGATGGTCTGGCCCGGGGGGTGCGACAAGGTGAAGACAACCCCCCCGCACGACATTCATGGAAAGAAGATCACCCGCTACCTCCCGCAGGGGGACGGCGCGGAATTCCTCCTGACGATCATGGAAATCTCCCGCGAGGTCTTCTCCGACCATCCGGTGAACCGGAAGAGGGCGGCGGAGGGGAAGCTTCCCGGGAACTCCGTCTGGCTCTGGGGGCAGGGGAAGGCTCCCCGCATCCCCACGTTCGAGGAGAAGTTCGGCCTGACGGGGTCCGTGGTGGCCGCGGTGGACCTCATCAAGGGGATCGGGATCTACGCGGGGCTCGAGGTGGTCGCCGTTCCGGGCGCCACCGGATACACCGACACGAACTACCGGGGAAAGGCGGAGTACGCCCTTCGCGAGCTCGACCGGAAGGACTTCGTCCTGATCCACGTGGAGGCCCCCGACGAGGCGGGGCACAACGGGAGCGTCGAGGAGAAGATCCGCGCGATCGAGCGGATCGACCGGGAGATGCTGACCCCGCTCCTCGCGAGGGTGCGTGAGAAGGGGGACCTCAAGATCCTCCTGTTGCCGGACCACCCGACTCCCGTCGCGATCCGCACCCATGCGCAGGAACCGGTCCCGTTCGTCTTCTACCCCGCGCCCCCCGGCCTGTCCGCGACCCCCGGGAAACGGTACACGGAAGCGGACGCCCGCGATACCGGCCAATTCGTCCCGGCGGGCACCCGGCTGATCGAATACCTGCTCGCCTGA
- a CDS encoding thioesterase family protein, with translation MEHVATVRVIFGDTDAAGIVYYGNYLRWFEVGRAELMRRKGFSYLETMERGVLLPVIEAGARYHASARYDDVLRIHAEIRDVRGVRLTFGYRIERDDGISLVTGHTVHAFTGRDGRPVRPPAEFRTLSISNDISREKGV, from the coding sequence GTGGAGCATGTCGCAACCGTCCGGGTGATCTTCGGCGATACGGATGCCGCGGGCATCGTCTATTACGGAAATTACCTTCGCTGGTTCGAGGTCGGACGGGCGGAGCTCATGCGTCGAAAAGGGTTCTCGTACCTCGAAACGATGGAGCGGGGAGTGCTCCTCCCGGTCATCGAGGCGGGCGCCCGTTATCACGCATCCGCGCGGTACGACGACGTGCTCCGGATCCACGCGGAGATCCGGGACGTCCGGGGAGTCCGCCTGACGTTCGGGTACCGGATCGAGAGGGACGACGGCATCTCCCTGGTGACGGGGCATACCGTGCACGCATTCACGGGACGGGACGGGAGACCGGTGCGGCCTCCCGCCGAGTTCCGCACGCTATCGATTTCGAACGACATATCCCGGGAAAAGGGGGTCTGA
- the glpX gene encoding class II fructose-bisphosphatase, whose translation MERNLALEVVRVTEAAALAAARLMGRGDNIAADQAAVTAMRKALSYVQFKGRVVIGEGERDEAPMLFIGEEVGASETPKVDIAVDPLEGTNIVSAGGYNAIAVIAIAEEGGFLHAPDTYMQKLAVGPMARGAIDITASPTENLRSIAKAQKAYVEDLCVVILDRPRHQDLIKEVREAGARIKLIGDGDVAAAIATAKEGSGVDVLMGTGGAPEGVLAAAALKCMGGDFQGILKWRNKEEIERAKAMGVTDLNRVYTLEDLASSDVMFAATGVTFGDFLKGVRFFSGGAHTQSVVMRSRSRTTRIIDTTHYFEFKPKYE comes from the coding sequence ATGGAACGAAACCTGGCTTTGGAGGTCGTCCGTGTGACCGAGGCGGCGGCGCTCGCCGCGGCGCGGTTGATGGGCCGCGGGGACAACATCGCGGCGGACCAGGCGGCGGTCACCGCGATGCGGAAGGCGCTGAGCTACGTGCAGTTCAAGGGACGCGTCGTCATCGGCGAGGGGGAGCGCGACGAAGCCCCGATGCTCTTCATCGGGGAGGAGGTCGGCGCGTCGGAAACGCCGAAGGTCGACATCGCCGTCGATCCCCTCGAGGGGACGAACATCGTGTCGGCGGGAGGATACAACGCCATCGCCGTGATCGCCATCGCGGAAGAGGGCGGGTTCCTCCATGCGCCGGATACGTACATGCAGAAGCTCGCGGTGGGGCCGATGGCGCGCGGCGCGATCGACATCACGGCGTCCCCGACGGAGAACCTCCGCAGCATCGCCAAGGCGCAGAAGGCGTACGTCGAGGACCTCTGCGTGGTGATCCTCGACCGGCCGCGGCACCAGGACCTGATCAAGGAGGTCCGGGAAGCCGGGGCGCGGATCAAGCTGATCGGGGACGGCGACGTGGCGGCGGCGATCGCGACGGCGAAAGAGGGATCGGGCGTCGACGTCCTCATGGGGACCGGCGGCGCGCCGGAGGGGGTGCTGGCCGCGGCGGCGTTGAAGTGCATGGGCGGCGACTTCCAGGGCATCCTCAAGTGGCGGAACAAGGAAGAGATCGAGCGCGCCAAGGCGATGGGCGTCACCGACCTGAACCGCGTCTACACCCTCGAGGACCTGGCGAGCAGCGACGTGATGTTCGCCGCCACCGGGGTCACCTTCGGCGATTTCCTGAAGGGAGTCCGGTTCTTCAGCGGCGGCGCGCATACCCAGTCCGTCGTCATGCGGTCCCGCTCGCGCACCACCCGCATCATCGACACAACCCACTACTTCGAGTTCAAGCCGAAGTACGAATAA
- a CDS encoding 4Fe-4S binding protein yields the protein MDFERCKACELCVPVCPKGCIGMGAAINRQGYASAVFERPDDCTGCAICAETCPDACILVWR from the coding sequence ATCGATTTCGAGCGGTGCAAGGCGTGCGAACTGTGCGTTCCCGTCTGCCCGAAGGGATGCATAGGGATGGGAGCGGCAATCAACCGGCAGGGATACGCGTCCGCCGTTTTCGAACGTCCGGACGACTGCACGGGGTGCGCGATCTGCGCCGAGACGTGCCCCGACGCGTGCATCCTGGTGTGGCGATGA
- a CDS encoding 3-methyl-2-oxobutanoate dehydrogenase subunit VorB, which produces MSAPPASPSKRILTKGNEAICLGAVAAGCRHYYGYPITPQNDIPEYMAAHLPELGGTFLQAESEVATINFILGTSASGKRVMTSSSGPGISLMQEGLSYMAGSELPAVIVNISRSGPGLGGIAPSQGDYFQAVKGGGHGGYRLIVLAPHSVQEMYTLTMLAFDLADKYRTPAMILGDAIVGQMKEPFVASPYDPASTVEKPWALTGCAGRERRNVKSLHLKDNAIEVHNWKLYEKYERIRKDEARAESYMLDGATIAIVAFGTAARVSKTAIQWARKEGIAAGMLRPITLFPFPGREVFELARKVDVLLVIEMNTGQMVEDVRQCTPLHDRIAFLGKPCAMPTPEEILERIRQLAGRKG; this is translated from the coding sequence ATGAGCGCGCCGCCGGCGTCCCCGTCGAAGCGGATCCTCACGAAGGGGAACGAGGCGATCTGCCTCGGGGCCGTCGCCGCCGGGTGCCGTCACTATTACGGGTACCCGATCACCCCACAGAACGACATCCCCGAATACATGGCGGCGCACCTTCCGGAACTCGGCGGAACGTTCCTGCAGGCCGAGAGCGAGGTGGCGACGATCAACTTCATCCTCGGGACCTCCGCCTCGGGGAAACGTGTGATGACCTCCTCCTCGGGGCCCGGGATCTCCCTGATGCAGGAAGGGCTCTCGTACATGGCGGGATCCGAGCTGCCCGCGGTGATCGTCAACATCTCCCGATCGGGCCCGGGCCTGGGAGGCATCGCTCCCTCCCAGGGGGACTACTTCCAGGCCGTCAAGGGCGGCGGGCACGGCGGGTACCGGCTGATCGTCCTGGCCCCGCACTCGGTCCAGGAGATGTACACCCTCACCATGCTCGCCTTCGACCTGGCGGACAAGTATCGCACTCCCGCCATGATCCTCGGGGACGCGATCGTCGGGCAGATGAAGGAACCGTTCGTCGCCTCCCCGTACGATCCGGCGTCGACGGTGGAGAAGCCGTGGGCGCTGACCGGCTGCGCGGGCCGCGAGCGCAGGAACGTGAAGTCCCTTCACCTGAAAGACAACGCCATCGAGGTCCACAACTGGAAGCTGTACGAAAAGTACGAGCGGATTCGAAAGGACGAGGCGCGGGCCGAGTCGTACATGCTCGACGGCGCCACGATCGCGATCGTGGCGTTCGGGACCGCGGCACGCGTGAGCAAAACGGCCATCCAGTGGGCCCGCAAGGAGGGGATCGCCGCCGGGATGCTGCGTCCGATCACGCTCTTCCCGTTCCCCGGGCGGGAGGTGTTCGAACTGGCAAGGAAGGTCGACGTGCTGCTGGTCATCGAGATGAACACCGGGCAGATGGTGGAGGACGTGCGGCAATGCACGCCGCTTCACGATCGGATCGCGTTTCTCGGCAAGCCATGCGCCATGCCCACCCCCGAGGAGATCCTCGAACGCATACGGCAGCTGGCAGGGAGGAAGGGATGA
- a CDS encoding thiamine pyrophosphate-dependent enzyme — MSAPAKVGFPKAVYTRPESLVDVKSHFCPGCHHGTIHKIVAECIDRYGLREKTIGVACVGCAVFLYDYIDVDVVESPHGRAPAVATGVKRAQPDKFVFTYQGDGDLAAIGTSEIIHAANRGENLTVVFVNNTTYGMTGGQMAPTTMLGQKTSTTPYGRDFRSDGYPIRMAELLAGLEGTAYSARVAVSTPAQIRKAKESVRKAFEMQINGMGLSIVEFLSTCPTNWGMKPLDAQKRVLGEMSEYFPLGVFKERKQADFA, encoded by the coding sequence ATGAGCGCACCGGCGAAGGTCGGATTCCCGAAGGCGGTCTACACGCGGCCCGAAAGCCTGGTCGACGTCAAGAGCCACTTCTGCCCGGGCTGCCACCACGGGACGATCCACAAGATCGTCGCGGAGTGCATCGACCGGTACGGTCTCCGGGAGAAGACGATCGGCGTCGCGTGTGTCGGGTGCGCCGTTTTCCTGTACGACTACATCGACGTGGACGTGGTCGAGTCGCCGCACGGGCGAGCCCCGGCGGTGGCGACCGGCGTCAAGCGTGCGCAGCCCGACAAGTTCGTCTTCACCTACCAGGGGGACGGCGACCTGGCGGCGATCGGAACGTCGGAGATCATCCACGCGGCGAACCGCGGCGAGAATCTCACGGTGGTCTTCGTGAACAACACGACGTACGGAATGACCGGGGGCCAGATGGCGCCCACCACCATGCTCGGGCAAAAGACCTCCACCACCCCGTACGGGCGCGATTTCCGCAGCGACGGCTATCCGATCCGGATGGCCGAGCTCCTGGCCGGTCTCGAGGGGACGGCCTACTCCGCCCGGGTCGCGGTCTCCACTCCCGCCCAGATCCGGAAGGCAAAGGAGTCGGTCCGGAAGGCGTTCGAGATGCAGATCAACGGGATGGGACTCTCCATCGTCGAGTTCCTCTCCACCTGCCCGACGAACTGGGGGATGAAGCCGCTGGACGCCCAGAAACGGGTGCTCGGGGAGATGTCGGAATATTTTCCGCTGGGCGTTTTCAAGGAGCGGAAGCAGGCGGACTTCGCATGA
- a CDS encoding 2-oxoacid:acceptor oxidoreductase family protein, translated as MTGDIIMAGFGGQGILMIGNLLAITAMEEGKHVTYFPAYGVEMRGGTANCTVVVSDEEIGSPVVGRPKGLLIMNGPSMEKFLPMLAPGGDLVINSSLVEERQVTRNDIRLLSVPADEIARNTIGSRQMASMVALGAYVARSGIVKLSTVFECLPKVISKKYEKFIPLNVNALKEGAALAGFHA; from the coding sequence ATGACGGGAGACATCATCATGGCGGGGTTCGGTGGCCAGGGGATCCTGATGATCGGGAACCTGCTGGCGATCACGGCGATGGAAGAGGGGAAGCATGTCACCTACTTCCCCGCGTACGGGGTGGAGATGCGGGGCGGCACGGCGAACTGCACGGTGGTCGTCTCCGACGAGGAGATCGGTTCCCCCGTGGTCGGCCGGCCGAAGGGGCTTCTCATCATGAACGGCCCCTCGATGGAGAAGTTCCTGCCGATGCTCGCGCCGGGCGGGGATCTCGTCATCAACAGTTCCCTGGTGGAGGAACGGCAGGTGACGCGGAACGACATCCGTCTCCTGTCGGTCCCCGCGGACGAAATCGCCCGCAACACGATCGGCAGCCGGCAGATGGCCTCGATGGTCGCGCTGGGGGCGTACGTCGCCCGTTCCGGCATAGTGAAGCTTTCGACGGTGTTCGAATGCCTTCCGAAGGTGATCTCGAAAAAGTACGAAAAGTTCATCCCTCTGAACGTCAACGCATTGAAGGAAGGAGCCGCCCTTGCCGGATTTCACGCGTGA